From the genome of Vicia villosa cultivar HV-30 ecotype Madison, WI linkage group LG2, Vvil1.0, whole genome shotgun sequence, one region includes:
- the LOC131653528 gene encoding G-type lectin S-receptor-like serine/threonine-protein kinase CES101, whose product MMIRFKIKKQVVLIYYLWVWWSTCICVKAGNDSLKAGERLVANSSLWSKQGRYYLSFDRTIESGENYNYLVIVSKNYFGDRGSVIWMYDRNHPIDISSAVLSLNYSGVLKIEFQYKKEIIIYSSPQPINNTVATMLDTGNFVLEQLHPNGTKSLLWQSFDYPSYTLVPKMKLGANRKTGHNWSLVSWLSHSVPTLGEFSLEWEPKEGELNIKRHGKVYWKSGKLGNNGLFDNIPANVQQNYQYIVISNKDEDSFSFEIKDQNYKMFPEWFLSTEGRLSSSEGELGNADICYGYNSDRGCQKWEDIPTCRKPGEVFEIKIGRPNSDYAIFQENASYIYNDCKMICWRNCSCNGFRKYYGNGTGCIFYSWNSTQDVDLEDDFKFYILGMPNHKGQRRWIWISAAIAAAILIICPLILCIAIKKHKYGLKGKKVKRKEKEMQELAASNELYSIKDLEDDFKGHDIKVFSYASILEATMDFSPENKLGQGGYGPVYKGILTTGQEVAVKRLSKTSGQGIVEFKNELVLICELQHTNLVQLLGCCIYEEERILIYEYMPNKSLDFYLFDSTRRKLLDWKKRFNIIEGISQALLYLHKYSRLKIIHRDLKASNILLDENMNPKISDFGMARMFTQQESTINTNRIVGTYGYMSPEYAMEGICSTKSDVYSFGVLLLEIVCGRKNNSFYDVDGPLNLIGHAWELWNDGEYMQLMDPSLSDSFVPDEVNRCIHVGLLCVQQYANDRPTMSDVISMLTNNHEHITLPTRPAFYVRKDIFEEETTSKVLDTDTYSITGNSSSGVERK is encoded by the exons ATGATGATAAGGTTTAAAATAAAGAAACAAGTTGTATTGATATACTACTTATGGGTATGGTGGAGTACTTGTATTTGTGTTAAAGCAGGAAATGATAGTTTGAAGGCGGGTGAAAGATTGGTTGCCAACTCCAGTCTATGGTCTAAGCAAGGCAGGTATTATCTATCATTCGATAGAACAATAGAGAGTGGAGAAAATTATAATTACTTGGTTATAGTAAGTAAGAATTATTTTGGTGATCGAGGATCAGTAATATGGATGTATGATAGAAACCATCCAATTGATATTAGTTCAGCGGTTTTATCTCTAAACTACTCTGGTGTGCTCAAAATTGAATTTCAATATAAGAAAGAAATAATCATTTACTCTTCACCTCAACCTATAAACAATACTGTGGCTACTATGCTAGACACAGGTAACTTTGTACTTGAACAACTTCACCCCAATGGAACTAAGAGTTTATTGTGGCAGAGTTTTGATTATCCATCATACACATTGGTCCCTAAGATGAAGTTAGGTGCTAACCGAAAAACTGGACATAATTGGTCATTAGTTTCTTGGTTGAGTCATTCGGTACCAACTTTGGGTGAGTTTAGTCTTGAATGGGAACCAAAAGAAGGTGAATTGAACATTAAAAGACACGGGAAAGTGTATTGGAAAAGCGGAaaacttggaaataatggatTGTTCGACAATATTCCAGCAAATGTTCAACAAAATTATCAGTACATTGTTATCTCTAACAAGGATGAAGATTCTTTCAGCTTCGAAATTAAAGACCAAAATTATAAGATGTTTCCAGAGTGGTTTCTATCCACTGAGGGGAGGCTCTCGAGTTCGGAAGGAGAGTTAGGAAATGCAGATATTTGTTATGGATATAATAGTGACAGAGGATGCCAAAAATGGGAGGATATACCAACTTGCAGGAAGCCTGGTGAGGTGTTTGAGATAAAGATAGGCAGACCCAACAGTGATTATGCTATCTTCCAAGAGAATGCGAGTTATATTTACAATGATTGCAAGATGATTTGTTGGAGAAACTGTAGTTGCAATGGATTCCGCAAATATTATGGTAATGGAACTGGATGTATATTTTATTCATGGAATTCTACACAAGATGTTGATCTGGAGGATGACTTTAAATTTTACATATTGGGAATGCCAAATCACAAGG GTCAAAGAAGGTGGATATGGATAAGTGCAGCAATAGCAGCTGCTATACTTATAATATGCCCACTCATTCTATGCATAGCCATAAAGAAACACAAATATGGACTTAAAG GGAAGAAAGTTAAAAGAAAGGAGAAAGAGATGCAAGAGCTGGCCGCTTCCAATGAATTATATAGTATCAAAGATCTTGAAGATGATTTCAAAGGACATGATATAAAAGTTTTTAGCTATGCATCAATTTTAGAAGCAACCATGGACTTTTCCCCGGAAAACAAGTTAGGACAGGGAGGCTATGGACCCGTTTATAAG GGAATCTTGACAACCGGGCAAGAAGTTGCTGTAAAaagactttcaaaaacttctggACAAGGAATTGTTGAATTCAAAAATGAATTGGTCTTGATATGTGAACTTCAACACACAAATCTTGTACAACTACTTGGTTGTTGTATTTATGAAGAAGAAAGGATTCTAATTTACGAATATATGCCAAACAAAAGCTTGGATTTCTATCTATTCG ATTCTACAAGAAGGAAGTTACTTGATTGGAAGAAGCGCTTCAACATTATAGAAGGAATTTCTCAGGCATTactttatcttcataaatattcaagacTAAAAATCATTCATAGAGACTTGAAAGCAAGCAACATACTTCTTGATGAGAATATGAATCCAAAAATTTCTGATTTTGGCATGGCAAGAATGTTCACACAGCAGGAATCAACGATAAATACCAACAGGATTGTCGGGACATA TGGATACATGTCTCCAGAATATGCTATGGAAGGAATTTGTTCTACAAAGTCCGATGTCTATAGCTTTGGAGTGTTGCTACTTGAAATTGTTTGTGGAAGAAAAAACAATAGCTTCTACGATGTTGATGGTCCTTTAAACCTAATAGGACAT GCATGGGAGCTATGGAATGATGGGGAGTATATGCAGTTAATGGATCCATCATTAAGTGACTCATTTGTTCCTGATGAAGTGAATAGGTGCATTCATGTTGGTCTCTTATGTGTACAGCAATATGCAAATGATCGACCTACAATGTCTGATGTTATATCAATGTTGACAAACAATCATGAACACATTACTTTACCGACAAGACCAGCATTCTATGTTAGAAAAGATATCTTTGAGGAGGAAACAACTTCTAAAGTTCTGGACACTGACACTTATTCTATAACTGGAAATTCCTCTTCGGGTGTagaaaggaaataa